In the Candidatus Tisiphia endosymbiont of Melanophora roralis genome, AAATTAGTAACTTTGTAAGCAATGCTATTGCTAAAGAATTAGAAAAAAAGGAACTGGAACTTACTTTGGCATATAAAGATGCAGAGCAAGATAATGAACGTCAAAATTTGCTAAAAGAGTGGGATGCAATAGATGACATTAGTAAAAAATAAAGAAATAATACGAGGCAATATTTATTGGGTAAATCTTGATCCAACAATTGGAACTGAAATTCAAAAAACAAGACCTGCAATAGTTATATCTAATAATATTCAGAATAAAATATCTAGTAGAGTAATAATTATCCCCATTACCTCAAATATTAATAATATTTTTCCTTTTGAAGTAAGAGTTACAGTTAACAACAAAACTGCAAAAGCATTAACTGATCAAATTAGAACCATAGATAAATCTAGATTGGGAGAGTTTATAGAACAGTTGAATAAAACTGAGATTATTAATATTGAAAAAGCTATTAAAGTTACTTTAAGTTTGACTTAAGTAATACCATTTCCCAAAACTAAATTGCTACTCGGAGTACGAGTGTCGAACACCGGAGCGTATACTGCTATGATTTCAAGAATTGGGTAGACGATAGTATAACTTCAAGAAGAGCTAGGAGTGTCAAAGTCGAGCTGCTAGGCGTACATTAGTACGTGAGCAGCACAGATCTTTGGTCGCGGGAACGCCAATTCTTGAAGTTCACCGAGTATATTACTCCTTATACTTCATCTCCATAGAGTAAGGCACAACCTTTGAAAATATTTTACCAATTATTGGTACTTTAGTGATAACGTTACTTGCAAAAAAGAAAGAAGGTATTACATTACCTTTAAGCTTCATTTGATGTTTATTAGTATCAATTGTACCTTGCATTGTAAAATCAAAAAATGGTCCGGTAGCTGATGTATCAGCAATATTTATGGTATTACCTATATAACTAAATCTACCTGTCATGTTCCTAAACATGATATCCTTATTATTTAATATAAAACTCATAAAACCTGGGAAAGAAACAACCGATACCATTCTAGTAAGAAAAGGCACATCGGTAGTAACAAAGTGCTTGATATCAAATGTTCCATCTACGATTGGTATCACTTCTCCCTTTTTGGCATCATATCTTTTTGTATCAAGTGTCAGATTTATAATACCAGATTTCATTTTATTATACATACCAATACCTCTAAATAAAGCTCCAGCATTATCACAGGTAACTATCCATTGTTCTAGATCTTTTTTATCTGTAAGTAGCATTTTAAAAGATCTAGTACCAATTTTTGAATTTAAAGAACCAGAAAAACATTTTATTTTATTACAATCAATTTGTAAATTAAGCTTATCAAGCATTATATTATTTTTTAACCTTACCCTATCTACATCAACTGTTAAATGAATATTTTTTGCATCTCCTTCTTTCTCTAAGAATTGCATCATATTAGATTCAGACAAATCTAGTTGTCTTCCCTGAATTTTAGCATTCAAGCTATCTTTACCTAAAAGCAAATTCCCCACTAGATCAGTCGTATTATACTTTATTACAGGTAAAGTAACATCATACTTATCTTCTGCTACTTTAACCTTACCAACTATTTTTAAGTTATTTTCTCCCGAAAGATTAAAATCAATATCACCATTTAGGTTATTATATAACTTGCCAGTTAAAGTAAAGTTAGCTTCACTACCAAGTTTTTTATGTATAGATATTTTATCAATATAAAATTCTAAGTTTTTGAGGTTAGTATTGGCTTTAATTAAGCTTTTCCCATCTTTTTGCTCTTTATATTCAAAATCTAGGACACTATTACCTGAGATTAACTTTAATATACCAACCTTTTGGTTATTACCCACAATGGTAGTTTTTACTTTTAATAGATTCTGATAATCATCTTGGTTATTATCAGTGACATTAACATCGATAAGTAAATTACTGTCATAACCATTAATTTTACCTATACCGATCAAATTTACCTTATCGCCATTAAATGTTCCAGTTATTTTAGCATTTTTTAATATGACATTGTCACTAAATGCTTTGCCATTTACTCCCGTTATTATTGTAGAAATGTCATAAGTATTTTTGATAACTGGGCTAATCGGTATTATTATGCCAATTTTTGAATTAGCAATTCCAGTAATCTTTTTAAGATCGATCCCTTGTTTTTTTACCTTGTTATAATCCTCACTTGATATGAAATCAATTAAATCGTTAACACTCCCCTTAGCATTAGCATTAACGATAAAATTTGATTTATCCATCCCTTGCCAATCAAAAGTTATTATCCCACCCGAAATAAGACTATCACTACTATATGCTTGATTTAATATGAACTTAACAGATAGCCCAGATATAGTAACATCAGTATCAATTTTTCGTAAAGGGGGATAGTCCTTATCATATTGATATTCAAGATCTACAACATGCAGCTTGGCCTTCAATGCAGTTTCTAGGGAAATATTCTTTTCTAAAGAATTTTTATCAAAATTAAAATTAAATTCTCCATTTCTAATATAACCACCTTTCATATATTCCTGTAGAAATAAAATTACTTGATTATCAGGAATAATTTTCTTAGCAATTTGATAAATCATTATAGGAATATTCTGAGCATTACCAGTTGTTTGAATTATGCTACCATCCAATACACTATTGAATAATAGATAGGCTTTATCACCAAACTCTAGTTTGCAATTGATCGATTTCTTAGAAGCTCTAGAAATTTTACTGTTATAGGAACAAAATCCTTCACCATCAGGTAATTTTTCACCATAACTATCAAGCAAAGAAATATTTTTTATAGGACCTAAGTTTAACTGTGTTTCAATCTTATTTTTAAAAAAATCCACAATGGATCTAGCAGATATTTGAGCATTTATTACTGGTTGATTATCTTTAGAGATTAAGGAAAAACTATCTATATCAATAGTACTAAGAATAAAAGGCTTGGTTGTTATATCATCAATAGTTCTCTTTCGAAACTCTACTTCTGCTGGTAATTTATTCGTCGCTCCGGTACTCGAATCCTCACGTACATCTAAGTACGCTGCGGTTCTGCGTTCCGTGGCTTCTTTAAATTCCTCAGCATAAGCGAGTTTCGAAAGAGAACTAATAATAAAACTGATTTTGAAATTAGTAATTTCACCTTGGGCGTTA is a window encoding:
- a CDS encoding type II toxin-antitoxin system PemK/MazF family toxin codes for the protein MTLVKNKEIIRGNIYWVNLDPTIGTEIQKTRPAIVISNNIQNKISSRVIIIPITSNINNIFPFEVRVTVNNKTAKALTDQIRTIDKSRLGEFIEQLNKTEIINIEKAIKVTLSLT
- a CDS encoding palindromic element RPE1 domain-containing protein, translating into MMLIKRFFINLSIIVCTIVVILTLLILSSSKGYLDRPIKKVIEFYLDKKAMKIRIKNLQVRNNILSIDKIFMDLANNAQGEITNFKISFIISSLSKLAYAEEFKEATERRTAAYLDVREDSSTGATNKLPAEVEFRKRTIDDITTKPFILSTIDIDSFSLISKDNQPVINAQISARSIVDFFKNKIETQLNLGPIKNISLLDSYGEKLPDGEGFCSYNSKISRASKKSINCKLEFGDKAYLLFNSVLDGSIIQTTGNAQNIPIMIYQIAKKIIPDNQVILFLQEYMKGGYIRNGEFNFNFDKNSLEKNISLETALKAKLHVVDLEYQYDKDYPPLRKIDTDVTISGLSVKFILNQAYSSDSLISGGIITFDWQGMDKSNFIVNANAKGSVNDLIDFISSEDYNKVKKQGIDLKKITGIANSKIGIIIPISPVIKNTYDISTIITGVNGKAFSDNVILKNAKITGTFNGDKVNLIGIGKINGYDSNLLIDVNVTDNNQDDYQNLLKVKTTIVGNNQKVGILKLISGNSVLDFEYKEQKDGKSLIKANTNLKNLEFYIDKISIHKKLGSEANFTLTGKLYNNLNGDIDFNLSGENNLKIVGKVKVAEDKYDVTLPVIKYNTTDLVGNLLLGKDSLNAKIQGRQLDLSESNMMQFLEKEGDAKNIHLTVDVDRVRLKNNIMLDKLNLQIDCNKIKCFSGSLNSKIGTRSFKMLLTDKKDLEQWIVTCDNAGALFRGIGMYNKMKSGIINLTLDTKRYDAKKGEVIPIVDGTFDIKHFVTTDVPFLTRMVSVVSFPGFMSFILNNKDIMFRNMTGRFSYIGNTINIADTSATGPFFDFTMQGTIDTNKHQMKLKGNVIPSFFFASNVITKVPIIGKIFSKVVPYSMEMKYKE